From the Gemmatimonadota bacterium genome, the window GGTTCTCCCTTACGAGCTGCGGCCCGTATGGCCGGGGGCAAGAGTCTTCGGGCCGGCCTACACGGTGTCGCAGGAGGCCGGGAGCAACGGCTGGCTCCACCGGGCGATCTACGGCGCGCCCACGGGAGCGGTCCTGGTGGTGGTTACCGGAGATCGGGCCTTCGGCTACTGGGGCGAGCTGATGGCGTCCGCCGCGCTCGAGCGGGGTCTGGCCGGGCTCGTGATCGAAGGCGGCGTCCGAGACGTCGAGGAGCTGGAGCGCCTGGGATTTCCGGTCTTCGCCTCCGCCGTATGCATGCGGGGCACGCAAAAGCTTCCGCTCGGCGAAGGAGGCCTCGGGGAGCCACTGGCCCTCGGGAGGGCTCGGGTGCGCTCGGGCGACCTCGTGGTCGGAGATCGGGACGGCGTCGTCGTGCTTCCGGCCGAGGGGCTGGACGGAGTCATGGAGCGAGCGGAGCGCCGGGAGGCGAAAGAGAAACGCATGCTGCAGAGGCTCCATGACGGGGAACGGCTCCTGGACTTGGTTCTTCCGTGATCGATGCCGTGACCAGAGACGCCATCGGGCGGCTGCGGAGACTCGACAGCTGCGTAGTGTCCGACGCGCTCGACCGGCTCTCGCTGGAGGGCGCCCTGGGGGCCTTTCGGCGCTGGGGCCGCGGCGGCGTGGTCGCGGGCCGCGTGACGACCGTGGCCCTGCGAGCAGGATCCGCTCCCAAGGTTGGCGCTCACCTGGGCGTCGGCGCGCTGGCGGCGGCGGGTCCCGATCACGTGATCGTGGTCGCGAACCAGGGCCGCACCGAGGCGGGCGCGTGGGGCGGGCTGCTGACGCTGCGGGCTCACCTTCTGGGCGTGGCGGGGGTCATCGTCGACGGCGCCCTGCGCGACATTGACGAGGTGGAGGCGCTGGACGTGGCTGTTTTTGCGCGAGCGGCGACTCCCAGGACCGCCCGCGGCCGCTTCCACGAGGTGGCCACCGACGCGGTCGTTCGGGTGGAGGGCGTCGAGGTCGCTCCTGGGTCGCTCGTGGTGGCCGATGGGAGTGGCGTGGT encodes:
- a CDS encoding RraA family protein, encoding MVQPAPQVHNALAQFSAATLHEAAGRSWVLPYELRPVWPGARVFGPAYTVSQEAGSNGWLHRAIYGAPTGAVLVVVTGDRAFGYWGELMASAALERGLAGLVIEGGVRDVEELERLGFPVFASAVCMRGTQKLPLGEGGLGEPLALGRARVRSGDLVVGDRDGVVVLPAEGLDGVMERAERREAKEKRMLQRLHDGERLLDLVLP
- a CDS encoding RraA family protein: MTRDAIGRLRRLDSCVVSDALDRLSLEGALGAFRRWGRGGVVAGRVTTVALRAGSAPKVGAHLGVGALAAAGPDHVIVVANQGRTEAGAWGGLLTLRAHLLGVAGVIVDGALRDIDEVEALDVAVFARAATPRTARGRFHEVATDAVVRVEGVEVAPGSLVVADGSGVVFVRREDLNAVLPVAEEIAARESTMAKALRAGSQGAEILGSDYELMLERET